In Colletotrichum higginsianum IMI 349063 chromosome 1, whole genome shotgun sequence, the DNA window ccagctgggACCGCAAGACTCGCTATGAGGCCATTGGCAAGGTAAAAGGAGCTGGCTACGACGACGTCTATGTCATTAGCTCCTTGTTCCATCACGTCAGTGTACTGCGCGTGCGTGTGCCGGAGCGTCTTCTAGAGGTGCTCGAAGGCGCGGGGGAGGATGACGTCCACCGCAGTTGGGGCCAGGTCGAGGTGCGCCGCAGTCCTTGGTACGACTTCTTCGTCCTTGAgcagcgcctcgaggccatgaagCTGGTGTGGTCTTTGATGACCTGGCTCATGAGAAAGGAGGAGACACCGGCCGAGAAACCGGAGGAGGACGTCAAGATGGCTGATGCATGAAGCATTTTTGACCAGCGAATATCCCTTGGGACAAATAATTAACTTTCTGGCTACGGCAGACTGGATACACACGGCTGCTGTTACCAATATAACATTCAAATACAACTCATCCGCCCCTTCGcccccctcttttccctttcAAAATGGTTGCTCATAGTTCAGTGGTTGCTGCTTAGAGTCATGAAAGAAGGTAAACGTAATGCTTCATTCGAATTCACACTCCTTGCAAAGCAAATCTTCCAGACGCGTCATCTGAGACCCCTGCAGTGCATACGGAACTTCCATCCTCGCGACCCGCCAGCTAAATTGCGTCGAGTTCGCCTGGTCATGATGCTCCGTCGGTTCTGCAATctccgaggacgagaagcgTATATCTGGGGCCAGACTGTTGGACTCGGCTGATGGAGAAAGCGCAGTTGTGGATTACTGCTGGAAGCGACGACCGCTTTGCTCAATTCACTTACATAATGCTGTCGCAGAGTTCGGCTCTCGCCGCGGCGACATACAGCCGTGATGCTCTACACCCTCCAAGATTGCACGGGAGATTGGGGTACGATATTACCCAGAAGGAAGTGCGGCAACGATTGAGTGGCTGGGGAGGGCAATTTTCATGGGGCGTTGTACGGAGTCAGTGCTCGAATACGGAAGATTCAATCAAGCCCGAGGACGGTTTGGTCTCTAGGGCGTCTGAACCGACTGTATCATCCTCTCCGAGGGCCTTTGTAGACACGGTCGGCATAACAACGCAATCTAGTGGGCGAACTGGTGGGCGAGCAGTCCATTTCAGCGGCGGCCGTTTTGCGGAACTTTGAGGGAAAGTGTGCTCCGAGACCTGGCATCGTAGGCGTCGAAAGGCATGTCGTCTTTCAGCAGACGAAGAGTACTTACTCGCAGATGCCAGATCATAGATACCACAAGGGCTGCGACCTGTCGATGTGCCATACCAAAGCCTTGGCATGAAGCGGACAGTCAGTAATGGCTACTTACCGCTAGCCAAGCAGTTCTAGGGCATTTTGCCATGCCGCAATGCGCCACAAGCTTGAGGCCAGATACTCAGGAGGCTTGAGAGAGTGAAAAGCGGCCGCCCAAACGTTGAATTCTAGCTCGCACCGGCGTCCTCTCGTAACTTGACTATTTGATATCCAATCGACTGGACTAGCGTCCAATGGGCTTCCAATGTGTTCAGAGACATTTTCGCATGTTTTGCTCTCGCGTCGTCAAAGGTAAATTCAGCAAGCTTCTCCTGCATGCAGTCTGGAGACGGCCTCTTCAGATCGGCTGAGGCTCCCTAACCGCCTTCGGAGGTTGTGGGCACGTTTCTGAGTCTCTGAGACAGTGCGGTCGGGACATCTCTGGGGAATGGTGGAACGATTGCGTGTTCTTCCATGTTGTATGGTGAGTTGTCGTCAAAAGTGGAAGACTTGCATCTACAGTTGATGTGGGACCAGGTGAAGCTGTCTTAGACGGGCGGTTCGGACCCCAAAGTTGCTCCAAGCCACCAAGGGTCTGCGGTTCAGAGCGAGGAACGGCTGCCATTCGCCGGGATTCGGCGATGCCCCTGTCGGTCAGGTGCGCCACAGTGATCGGCATTCCCGTAACCTTACCTGATTGGGGTCGGGGAATAATGGGGTGCGTACTTTGGCTCCTGTCAACCACAGACGTCGTATCTTTATTAATGTGGCGTTCGAAGCGGCGTGCCGGGTGCAAAAACGGCTTAAACAGGGACCTGAACAGCGTATCCGTCACTTCCAATAGATTGCCCGAATACCTTGTGCGCCAGACAAAACCCGCGAGAAAGCAACACACCAGGCCCGAACGCAAAGTTGTGTGCGGACATCTCGACGGGGTGCAAGCGGATCTGGCTGTGGGTGTGCTGCTGGGGGGGCATGGGCTGGAGTTGACGGGCTCTCCGGGACGAACTGGGGCGTCGTTGTCAGTCTGCGGGCCATTTTGGGATGGATATGACGTTTCTGCCATCCATGATCCAGAGTTGCCAACAGACGGTGGTATTCACAATCGAATAGTGCAGCATCAGGTTGGTGAGCTAGACTAGGACCCGCAACTAGATTTCGCTTTCGACGGGAGGCGTTTAGCCTCTCTTGCGGGGCGATCAACCCAACCGTGCAGAATTGTAGCCAACCGCCGAACCCCGATCCATTATTGCATACAGGCCAGCCCACTGTATGGCACAATTGACGCGAGAGAGCGCCTGTGCTATCAAGTAGCGCGGCACAGCCATGATTGATCGGCGCAGAACCAACAAGTTTGGCGACAACTCAGCTGGACCAGGGGGAGCTTCAGCAGGACCAAGTGAGAAGGCCAGCGACACCAGGATAGTAGGCAAGGCTAAGCCACGAGACTGAAGTAGGAAGAAGGAAATATCAATTCGCGAGACAAGAGTGGGCTCCGAAGAGGCGGAGGTGATTGCAAGAGGATGTCACTGCAATTCCAAGGGAGAGCGAGGCGGTGTTTCGCGCGCGACCTGTAGGCGTTTAGACATAATTCCGCTTCGGTAGCTTCTGCCGAGACCGACTGGCTGGACCATGTCAAGGTGGGGTTTGGGTTTGTTGTCAAAGCTACACGGACGTGtgaagggagggaggttgcggctgacgacggcgcgtgGACAACATCGAGACTGGAATGCAAAGACTTTGCGCGTCTGCTTCTGGAGAACCGGTGTCGTGGCGGAGAGTATGTTTTTGCGAGACCAGATGCGACATTGAAGAAAGTCGGCGGTTCGACACCGGAGAAATGGCGATGATGCAGAGAGAACGGTGGGACCGAACCTGGGTACCATGTGTGGTGGAGAGTTGCACCACGACCATGTCACAGGTGACGGAACAAGCCACAACATACCCATAGGGCTTGGAAAAGTTGGAGGCTAGGGCATACTGGAGGGGGATTAGCGCTGTTGGCTCTGCCCCAATTCTCGGCTCTCACCGGGATGAAAACGGTCTTGGTATGACCCGTGCGCGTGGCTGATATCTGCACCTGCCACTTTTTCCTACCTATAATGTTGCTTAGCTAAGACCTCAAGCCCACGCATCGAACCGGGCGGGCCGCCGGGGCATGCAGGAGCAGGTAAATAAAGGCTGCGCCTGTACTAACCTTCCGAGGTACAGGTAGTGAATGAAAGTAAAAACAAGTAGTCGGATCCACCTCCGCTAGCAAAGGCTCTTGGGCATCAAGGCCGTCTCTGCCGTTTCCTGCCGCCTCTTCCGTCCAAATCCAATAGCCATCCCGCGTCTGTCTGCCACATGCAATCGCCTCCCTCGGCGCCTACGACGACTGACCCAGCATTACGTAGTCTTGTTAGTTGCTCTGACTTTGTGTACCTCCACTTTAAACCCGCTTTCGCATTGTTTCTCGCACGTCAGCAAGCCCCGCCAAACAATTGAATCAGACCTGACCTTCCTTACCTTAGGTACCTTACCAGCCTACCtttacctaggtacctacttaccCACCTAGGTATCAAAGCTCAaacccctcctccaccgcaGCGCCGGCACGCATCTCACGGTCCCtcgtccaccaccaccacttgCGCATTCTAGCTTTGCATTCCTCACTCCTCACTCTCTCCTcactcctccctcctcacTTCTTGCTCTCCAGCCGCAAGCGCTCCGCTTACCACAAATTTGCCATTCATACTCACTCGCCTGACACCCCGACTCAcaccttctcgccgtcgcgcTAGTTACGCAACACAACTGTTCACTCTGCACCGTCGACTCCCTTTTTCTGCCGAAGACGACATTTACCCCAATCGGTCCAAGAACACGACTCCGAATCACCAGAGCAAGTCAGCTAGCAGGGTCCCTAGCCACCCTTGCTGCATGATCCGTCTGCTGCTTTAACGTGTTTGCTCAGCTAGTCTTGGTTCTCGTGCTGGTAATTTGGTTCACGTTGCTTAAATCGGTTTCGTCCTCGTGGAAGGCTGACTTTCCTCTTGGGATTGCCAAACTAGCCTCGAAACCAAAGCACGCGCAATCTCGTCCCGTCAACTGCACACCCCTCGCTTCCCCTCGAGTGTCTCGATCTCGCGACAACTATACGCCAGCGTTGTCACCCGCCTATAAAGAAGTCCGCCCCCAAACGTCCTTGAgcatccctctctctccagaCCATTTTGCCGAGCCAGAATCCCTCCCGGTCACGGCGTGTCGGCCTTCGGTCGCCGAACACACAAAGATCGAGTCTGTGAACAGTCTCGTCGGCAAGAAAAGATGTCAGGATACCCAGGCCAATACGGAGGATACCAAGGTGGCCCGCCGCAGCAACAGTATGCCCCTCCTGGCGGCTATTATCCGTACGATCGCGAACCCTCCCTCTCGCGCGGATGCCCTCATATGCTAACACCAAGGGCATAAGTCCTCCACAGCAAGGATACAACGGCTACCCCCCCGCAGGATCGGGATACGGATACCAACAGCCCTCGCCCCAACCATATGGTTATAACCAGGTACGGCTGGCCACAGGCATCATTTGAGTCTCGTCAACTAAATTCGTCTTTAGCCTCCCCCACCACAGCAATATGGTGGCTACCAGCAGCCTCCGCAGCCCAACTACAACAGCCGCCCAGGTGAGTACGGGAGGACGGGCCTCATCAATGCCGAAGTTCTGTGATCCTGACAACGTCGTCGTTACCAGGCGTGCCAACAGCGAACTCGAATGCGTACATGCACGGAAACCACCATgcccctccgcctccgccatccGCACCGCAGCAGTTCGGACATGGCGCACCCAACGGATATGCCTTCCAGTATTCTAACTGTACGGGCCGGAGAAAAGCGTTGCTGATTGGAATCAACTACTTTGGACAGCGCGGCCAACTGCGCGGATGTATCAACGATGTCAAGAACATGTCGGCATACCTCGTTGATCGCTTTGGTTATAAGCGGGAGGATATGGTCATTCTTACCGATGACCAGCAGAACCCAATGAGCCAGCCCACGAAACAGAATCTTTTGAGAGCCATGCACTGGCTTGTGAAAGACGCAAGACCCAACGactctcttttcttccacTACTCAGGTAAGCTACTTTCAGAGCGACGGTGTTCCTCTTCAGAGGCTTACCTCCACAGGCCATGGTGGGCAAACAAAGGAcctcgacggtgacgagcCTGATGGGTATGATGAAGTCATCTATCCTGTAGACTTCCGCCAAACGGGCCATATCACGGACGATGAGATGCATAGAATCATGGTGAAACCTTTGCAGGCCGGCGTGAGACTCACTGCCATTTTTGATTCTTGCCACTCGGGCACTGCCCT includes these proteins:
- a CDS encoding caspase domain-containing protein — translated: MSGYPGQYGGYQGGPPQQQYAPPGGYYPPPQQGYNGYPPAGSGYGYQQPSPQPYGYNQPPPPQQYGGYQQPPQPNYNSRPGVPTANSNAYMHGNHHAPPPPPSAPQQFGHGAPNGYAFQYSNCTGRRKALLIGINYFGQRGQLRGCINDVKNMSAYLVDRFGYKREDMVILTDDQQNPMSQPTKQNLLRAMHWLVKDARPNDSLFFHYSGHGGQTKDLDGDEPDGYDEVIYPVDFRQTGHITDDEMHRIMVKPLQAGVRLTAIFDSCHSGTALDLPYIYSTQGILKEPNLAKEAGQGLLGVISSYSQGDLGGVASNIMGFFKKATTGEDAYNRTMATKTSPADVVMLSGSKDDQTSADATIAAQATGAMSWAFITALKKNPQQSYVQLLNSIRDELSTRYTQKPQLSCSHPLNTNLLFVM